The sequence CTAATAAGTTAACGTGAGCATTATCTTCTAGCAAAACATGATTTGATATATAGTTGACCGACATTTTCCAAGTCTCTAAAACTTTGAatggaaaaattaaataaagtgtGGAAAATGATAACGAAGTGAAATATAAGGTGCTAATccgaaattaaaataaaatttacataaatttcatagtgTAAAGATTAAATTACATTCTATCCCTATTGTTTTATCTAATTACAACAATCTCTTAAAATTGTAACTTTCGAATACATTAAAGAGTATCTCGGatatattataacataaattgGATACATAATATTTACCTcgtatacataaaaattagctcGGGTACATAATATGTAGTTCAGTTTCATTAAAAACTAGCTcgaatatattataaaataaacctgtagatacataatatgtagctcgaatacattaataCTGGTTCAAATACATGAATATGTAGGTACGATACATAAATACAATTAGGAGCGATATAAGGGACTTTAGAGGTTTTAAGAAATAGAAGGGGatattggaagaaaaaaaaaactttcacatatagttattcaaaaatagcttaattattcttcataattatagtttgataattaaaatttgtagCTACATATTATAGGGAGGAAAGAGACGAGCAACACTAGGAGAGCAGCGAGTGAGAGAGAGCAAAGAGTAGGaaagaggtgaattatatatatatatatatcaattagataattatatattatacatatgtatttgtatattctgaaGAATGATACATAAACAAACCTGACTAAAAGCagtttttaatttcataatagaagtaaatcatgcaaaaaaaaaaaaaaaactaaaagccACCGACTAATAAAAGAGCCTAAATAACCCTTATTTAATCTTAACCGCCAATTTTAGAGTTGTAAATTTCTTTCAACTTTCGTGATATTTATGTCGACCCCTttgttttaatttcataaatcatGCAAAAAATCTAAAATCCACCGACTAATAAAAGAGCCTAGATAACCCTTATTTAATTTCAACCACCAATTATAGAGTTGTAAAATTCCTCAAACTTTGTTGGTATTTATGACGACATTTTAATACTCCCTTTGTCATAccttattattaaattaagctTTAGATCTTTACTAGTTTCATAATTTCAACtgaaaattcaatttcaaggtAGATATGGAGACCATCGATTTCAagtcttttgtgaaaaaaatgaatttcatgGTAGCCAATTCTCTTGCGACGGACGGCATCTCTATATCAGATTCAAACATGGTGTCACGACTTTTGGCTATTTGTGAAAAGAATGGATATTCATTCATCAAGCAAACAATATCATCATTCATCAAGCAAACAATATCATCAAAACGTCGTCTCCCCACTTTTGATGAGGTTTGCTGCATATTGTACAGGTACCTCAAGGTATGAGGCGAATCAAAgatttaaacttttcaaattatcAAGCTatagtttcaaaatttatttgtttagaaCGGATTTGTTTATGAGTTCAACCTAATGATAAATGACAGGATCCTCGCGGTATTGTTGATGCAGACCCATCGTCGGAGCATCGTCTCCGTGGTGCGCTAGAAAAAATTAATA comes from Solanum pennellii chromosome 1, SPENNV200 and encodes:
- the LOC107031609 gene encoding uncharacterized protein LOC107031609: METIDFKSFVKKMNFMVANSLATDGISISDSNMVSRLLAICEKNGYSFIKQTISSFIKQTISSKRRLPTFDEVCCILYRYLKDPRGIVDADPSSEHRLRGALEKINRFGDVVGVTCNVGDLIDKAAKFNVPISTAVGSVASTAGAFGHLGLAIKAMCLVTHGGFKLWKGLSRK